One Pseudopipra pipra isolate bDixPip1 chromosome 28, bDixPip1.hap1, whole genome shotgun sequence genomic region harbors:
- the SLC23A2 gene encoding solute carrier family 23 member 2, producing MQVLDILETMGIGKNTTSKSVEAGGSTEGKYEDESKHPAFFTLPVVINGGATSSGDQDTEDTELMAIYTTENGIAEKSSLAETLDSSGSLDAQRTDMIYTIEDVPPWYLCIFLGLQHYLTCFSGTIAVPFLLADAMCVGFDQWATSQLIGTIFFCVGITTLLQTTFGCRLPLFQASAFAFLAPARAILSLEKWKCNNTDITVTNRTAELPHTEHIWYPRIREIQGAIIMSSLIEVVIGLLGLPGALLRYIGPLTITPTVALIGLSGFQAAGERAGKHWGIAMLTIFLVLLFSQYARNVKFPLPIYKSKKGWTAYRLQLFKMFPIILAILVSWLLCYIFTVTKVFPSERSEYGFYARTDARQKVLQVAPWFKVPYPFQWGLPTISAAGVIGMLSAVVASIIESIGDYYACARLSCAPPPPIHAINRGIFIEGLSCVLDGVFGTGNGSTSSSPNIGVLGITKVGSRRVIQYGAAFMLLLGMVGKFSALFASLPDPVLGALFCTLFGMITAVGLSNLQFIDLNSSRNLFVLGFSIFFGLVLPSYLKQNPLVTGIAGIDQVLNVLLTTAMFVGGCVAFILDNTIPGSPEERGIRKWKKGIGKGSKSLDGMETYDLPFGMNFIKKYRCFSFLPISPTFMGYTWKGFRKSSNCRSSDEDSEATV from the exons ATGCAAGTCCTGGACATTCTGGAAACGATGGGGATTGGCAAAAACACCACCTCGAAGTCGGTGGAGGCGGGAGGCTCCACAGAGGGCAAATACGAGGATGAATCCAAACATCCCGCCTTCTTCACCCTGCCT GTTGTGATAAACGGTGGAGCAACGTCCAGCGGTGACCAGGATACAGAAGACACGGAGCTGATGGCCATCTATACCACAGAGAATGGCATAGCAGAGAAG aGCTCCCTGGCAGAGACCCTGGACAGCAGCGGCAGTTTGGACGCCCAGAGGACTGACATGATTTACACCATTGAGGATGTTCCTCCCTGGTACCTCTGCATATTTTTGGGGTTACAG CACTACCTGACGTGCTTCAGCGGGACGATCGCCGTGCCCTTCCTGCTGGCCGATGCCATGTGTGTGGGCTTTGACCAGTGGGCCACCAGCCAGTTGATTGGGaccattttcttctgtgtggGCATCACCACGTTGTTACAAACTACCTTTGGCTGCAG GTTACCCCTGTTCCAAGCCAGTGCTTTTGCATTCTTAGCACCTGCCAGAGCAATACTCTCTCTGGAGAAGTGGAAATGTAATAACACAG ATATAACAGTTACAAACAGGACAGCAGAGCTGCCGCACACTGAGCACATCTGGTACCCCCGGATCCGAGAG ATCCAAGGTGCCATCATCATGTCCTCCCTGATCGAGGTGGTGATCGGACTGCTCGGCCTGCCCGGGGCCCTGCTGCGCTACATCGGCCCCCTGACCATCACCCCCACCGTGGCCCTCATCGGCCTCTCCGGCTTCCAGGCTGCTGGGGAGAGAGCTGGCAAGCACTGGGGCATTGCCATGCT GACTATTTTCCTAGTGTTGTTGTTCTCTCAGTATGCCAGAAATGTCAAATTCCCCTTACCCATTTACAAATCCAAGAAGGGATGGACAGCATACAGGCTGCAGCTTTTCAAGATGTTCCCT atTATTTTGGCAATTCTGgtgtcctggctgctgtgctACATCTTCACGGTGACGAAAGTGTTTCCCTCGGAGAGGTCCGAGTACGGCTTCTACGCGCGCACCGACGCTCGCCAGAAAGTGCTGCAGGTGGCCCCCTGGTTCAAGGTCCCTTATCCCT TTCAGTGGGGGctgcccaccatctcagctgCCGGGGTGATCGGGATGCTCAGCGCCGTCGTCGCCAGCATCATCGAGTCCATCGGGGACTACTACGCCTGTGCCCGGCTGTCCTGTGCTCCTCCTCCACCCATCCATGCAATAAACAG GGGGATTTTTATCGAGGGTCTCTCCTGTGTTCTGGATGGGGTGTTTGGGACAGGGAATGGATCCACCTCTTCCAGCCCTAACATTGgtgtcttgggcatcacaaaG gttGGGAGTCGCAGGGTGATCCAGTATGGAGCTGCCTTCATGCTGCTCCTGGGGATGGTTGGGAAGTTCAGTGCCCTCTTTGCATCCCTGCCCGACCCCGTGCTGGGGGCTCTCTTCTGCACCCTCTTTG GGATGATTACAGCTGTGGGTCTGTCAAACCTCCAGTTCATTGATTTAAACTCCTCTCGGAATCTGTTTGTCCTtggattttccattttcttcgGGCTTGTCCTCCCAAGTTATCTCAAACAGAACCCCCTGGTCACAG gAATAGCAGGGATTGATCAGGTGCTGAACGTCCTGCTCACCACAGCCATGTTCGTCGGGGGCTGCGTCGCCTTTATCTTGGACAACACCATCCCAG GAAGCCCTGAAGAAAGGGGAATACGGAAATGGAAGAAAGGGATCGGGAAAGGAAGCAAATCCCTGGATGGCATGGAAACGTATGATTTGCCTTTTGGCATgaacttcattaaaaaatacaggTGTTTCAGCTTCCTGCCCATCAGCCCCACCTTCATGGGATACACGTGGAAAGGCTTCAGGAAAAGCAGTAACTGCAGGAGTTCAGACGAAGACTCAGAAGCTACAGTATAG